From the Cryptomeria japonica chromosome 2, Sugi_1.0, whole genome shotgun sequence genome, one window contains:
- the LOC131873750 gene encoding uncharacterized protein LOC131873750, with protein MEEEGHVYVVVAEENNEEGTNYYLCRCVEEPKRKLTTTIIDGDGIEYPIGPVVVTGTWLQRYPIKNFDVWLFEDFETQRHILHFSNLVVAINIHLMKYRGRPHNKILWKVHESDHEEILDTIWVRVNTEGSLD; from the coding sequence gtcatgtttatgtagttgttgcagaagagaacaatgaagaaggaacaaattactatttgtgtcgttgtgttgaggagcctaaaagaaaattgacaaccacaatcattgatggagatggtattgagtacccaatagggcctgttgtcgtgacaggaacatggcttcaaagataccctatcaagaattttgatgtttggttgttcgaggacttcgaaacacaaagacatattcttcatttctctaaccttgttgttgcaataaatattcatttgatgaagtatcgtggtagacctcataacaagattttatggaaagttcatgaatctgaccacgaggaaatacttgacacaatatgggttagagtcaatactgaaggctcacttgattga